The following coding sequences lie in one Arachis hypogaea cultivar Tifrunner chromosome 9, arahy.Tifrunner.gnm2.J5K5, whole genome shotgun sequence genomic window:
- the LOC112709837 gene encoding uncharacterized protein has protein sequence MLMKQCKNMGEIQAKLNCQCSSNLKSMPPNSPSFRRLTTRREGKGGGGGGGGGSRSAQWFQSNRILLWLLMITLWAYVAFFVQSRWENGDKEDEFLGFGSRSIDRNPDSQQNQHQDLIVDERIIMSFDDEIVGNKLGVGETMHVASLSKKENLVQSVPKTSSKRKIRRRSKRKRKSRGEGIGIEEQDPEIPKTNSTYGFLVGPFGSIEDRILQWNPEKHYFGSCNRKGEFARLVHSKRFVLIFHELSMTGAPLSMMELGTELLNCGGAAVSAVVLSKKGGLMQELTRRRIKVLEDKAQLSFKAARIADLVIAGSAVCASWIEQYIDHFPAAASQVAWWIMENRREYFDRSKHVLHRVNMLAFLSKSQSKQWQKWCEEERVKLRSQPAIIPLSVNDELAFVAGIPSMPNTPSFSAEKMAERRKLLRDSVRREMGLNDNDMLVITLSSINTGKGQFLLLKSASSIVEHEPSLQDDNKEMKSSSDIGDYLSSLARTHHIGRLLLLLRKNSSVAFNDISSTSMNRLHEHTILSNKNASREQSLKILIGSVGSKSNKVDYVKGILHFLSQHSNLSKSVLWTPATTRVASLYSAADVYVINSQGLGETFGRVTIEAMAFGLPVLGTNAGGTQEIVEHNVTGLLHPIGRPGIHALAQNLRFLLENRPARERMGRNGRRKVQRMYLKHHMYTKFVEVLVRCMRRTK, from the exons ATGTTAATGAAGCAGTGCAAGAACATGGGAGAAATTCAAGCAAAATTGAATTGTCAGTGTTCATCAAATTTGAAATCCATGCCACCAAATTCTCCTTCATTCAGGAGATTAACAACAAGAAGAGAAGGcaagggtggtggtggtggtggcggtggcgGCAGCCGCAGTGCACAATGGTTTCAGAGCAACCGGATTCTGTTGTGGCTGTTAATGATTACCCTTTGGGCTTATGTTGCATTTTTTGTTCAGTCTAGGTGGGAAAATGGAGATAAAGAAGATGAGTTCTTAGGGTTTGGAAGCAGGTCAATTGATAGAAACCCTGATTCTCAACAGAATCAGCATCAAGATTTGATTGTTGATGAGAGAATTATAATGTCTTTTGATGATGAAATTGTTGGAAACAAATTGGGGGTTGGTGAAACAATGCATGTAGCTTCTTTGTCCAAGAAAGAAAATCTTGTTCAATCTGTTCCCAAAACTAGCTCAAAGAGGAAGATCAGACGCCGGAGTAAGAGGAAGCGAAAATCGAGAGGCGAGGGAATTGGTATAGAGGAGCAAGATCCAGAAATTCCCAAGACTAATAGTACCTATGGATTCCTTGTTGGTCCATTTGGTTCAATTGAGGATAGAATTCTGCAATGGAATCCTGAGAAGCATTATTTTGGAAGCTGCAACAGGAAGGGGGAATTCGCGCGCCTCGTTCATTCGAAGAGATTTGTGTTGATATTCCATGAACTATCTATGACTGGAGCACCACTCTCAATGATGGAGTTGGGAACAGAACTTTTGAATTGTGGTGGTGCTGCTGTTTCAGCTGTTGTGCTTAGCAAGAAGGGTGGTTTGATGCAAGAGCTCACTCGGAGGCGAATCAAGGTGCTCGAAGACAAAGCCCAATTAAGCTTCAAGGCAGCAAGGATTGCTGATCTTGTCATTGCTGGATCAGCTGTCTGTGCATCATGGATTG AACAATATATTGATCATTTTCCTGCTGCTGCAAGCCAAGTTGCTTGGTGGATTATGGAAAATCGGCGAGAGTATTTCGATCGTTCGAAGCACGTCTTGCACAGAGTTAACATGTTGGCCTTCTTATCCAAATCACAATCTAAGCAATGGCAAAAatggtgtgaagaagagagagtgaaACTAAGATCACAGCCTGCAATTATTCCACTGTCAGTTAATGATGAACTGGCCTTTGTAGCTGGCATTCCTTCCATGCCGAACACTCCATCCTTCAGCGCCGAGAAAATGGCCGAAAGAAGGAAATTGTTGAGAGATTCGGTTAGAAGAGAAATGGGGCTGAATGATAATGACATGCTTGTGATAACTCTGAGTAGCATCAACACTGGGAAGGGACAGTTTTTGCTTCTTAAATCAGCAAGCTCAATAGTGGAACATGAACCATCATTGCAAGATGATAATAAAGAAATGAAAAGTTCTTCTGATATTGGAGACTACCTATCTTCTCTTGCTAGAACACATCATATTGGAAGATTATTGCTGCTGTTGAGGAAGAATAGCAGTGTAGCATTCAATGATATCTCAAGCACTTCTATGAACAGGTTACATGAACATACTATTTTGTCCAACAAAAATGCATCAAGGGAACAATCTCTCAAGATTCTCATTGGTTCTGTTGGATCTAAGAGTAACAAGGTGGACTATGTTAAGGGTATTCTGCATTTCTTATCACAGCATTCAAACTTGTCAAAGTCTGTATTGTGGACTCCGGCCACGACACGTGTCGCCTCGCTTTACTCTGCTGCAGATGTTTATGTCATAAATTCTCAG GGATTAGGAGAAACATTTGGAAGGGTAACCATAGAAGCAATGGCATTTGGACTTCCG GTGCTTGGAACAAATGCAGGGGGAACTCAAGAGATTGTTGAGCATAATGTGACAGGTCTTCTTCACCCCATTGGACGGCCCGGGATTCATGCCCTCGCACAGAATCTCCGGTTTTTACTCGAAAACCGGCCGGCGAGGGAACGAATGGGAAGAAATGGAAGAAGGAAAGTGCAGAGGATGTACCTTAAACATCACATGTATACAAAATTTGTAGAGGTTCTTGTGAGGTGCATGAGGAGGACAAAATAA
- the LOC112709840 gene encoding nuclear pore complex protein NUP50A-like: protein MQRMKTKNDYKRESEDKKNAADKDCFNKDDNDAKNTNSDDGDKQAKKVESEEPSSEVGNFKSFQQLSSNQSAFTGLAGTGSNTSLSCFGSMSKEEPALSSRTSSIIGLKNDNPLGAGLSNNANSCFGVSGASATISMSEGSGLALQEVATETGEENENVIFHANSVLFEFTDGSWKERGKGELKVNVQRGTENARLLMRARGNC, encoded by the coding sequence ATGCAAAGAATGAAAACTAAGAATGACTATAAACGTGAAAGTGAGGACAAGAAGAATGCTGCTGATAAAGATTGTTTCAATAAAGACGATAATGATGCCAAGAACACTAATAGTGATGACGGCGATAAGCAAGCTAAGAAAGTTGAAAGTGAAGAGCCTAGCTCTGAAGTTGGCAATTTTAAGTCCTTTCAACAGCTTTCAAGTAATCAAAGTGCCTTCACTGGGCTTGCTGGAACTGGATCCAACACTTCGTTATCTTGTTTCGGATCTATGTCAAAGGAGGAACCTGCTTTGAGTAGCAGGACTAGTTCTATTATCGGGCTGAAAAATGACAATCCTCTTGGTGCAGGCTTGTCCAACAATGCAAATTCTTGTTTTGGGGTGTCTGGTGCATCTGCTACTATTTCTATGAGTGAAGGAAGTGGTTTAGCCTTGCAGGAAGTTGCCACTGAAACAGGGGAAGAGAAtgaaaatgttatttttcatgcAAATTCAGTATTGTTTGAATTTACAGATGGAAGTTGGAAGGAGCGAGGAAAGGGAGAACTAAAGGTCAATGTACAAAGAGGAACAGAAAACGCCAGGCTTCTCATGAGAGCTCGCGGAAATTGCtga
- the LOC112712763 gene encoding FBD-associated F-box protein At4g10400-like, which translates to MDRISDLPDSILLHILSFLPTKTAFFTTVLSRRWTHLCHDLQHFDFNQIQFHNGNQTCSDFSSSRKRLFAIVNWFLSRHKAPPIRTFRLTCDLALFDEYTTVEWFIRKVLGPNLQELNLNLQLSIFGLPDRKVVIPNSVFSCASLVTLRLNGGNVTFLSPSSSSCGYRLPSLKTLEMHNVKASIDDVAELLSHCTALETLILDLNCQVSEVGLRIHFPLSLKKLNFRSDFDPLRRIGIECRQQFPSICVSNLHNVEEAIINVTSRGFVLKFIVEFRWLRSLVLGNFVFTCLPQAPPDLIPEFTSLRRLELAVGCFDTRYIMNMLEKSPMLKVLVIVFITDFVNKDPHPSRRWEHPVKVPTCLASHLKVIKIKGYFESRDDRDFFAYVLQHGLVLESLDIQVDRARAKELSLLPRSSKACQINFCWNQWGQKGVERRMVWIKWDTMTRPKKDGGLGIKNLRAQNLALLSKQCWRLMKYPNSTLSRMLKAKYFRYTDFLHAEIGSILSWGWRSVLEGRKVIEKGLLWKIGSGTNVRIFHDPWLPLPVPLNVPQNALTIPPNLQVYYVSALLNPDRKSKLNNPDLWMREEETFFNWWQRVLSWAAAQFDGRQKTLLIAALCWSTWKARNRCVFEKVINPAPDIVKEASNLVRELVSHT; encoded by the exons ATGGACAGGATCAGCGACCTGCCGGATTCTATACTCTTGCacatcctctccttcctccctaCCAAAACCGCCTTCTTCACCACCGTCCTCTCTCGCCGATGGACCCACCTCTGCCACGACCTCCAACACTTCGACTTCAACCAAATTCAATTTCATAACGGCAACCAAACTTGCTCAGACTTCAGTAGTTCACGAAAGCGATTGTTCGCCATCGTTAATTGGTTTCTCTCCCGCCACAAAGCGCCGCCAATTCGAACCTTTCGTCTCACCTGTGACCTAGCTCTATTCGATGAATACACTACTGTGGAGTGGTTCATTAGAAAAGTTTTAGGGCCAAATCTCCAGGAATTGAACTTGAACCTCCAACTTTCCATCTTCGGTCTCCCCGATCGCAAAGTCGTTATTCCCAACAGCGTTTTCAGCTGCGCTTCCCTCGTGACTCTCCGTTTAAACGGCGGCAACGTAACATTCCTTTCACCTTCTTCTTCGTCGTGCGGTTATCGCTTGCCATCTCTCAAGACTCTGGAGATGCACAATGTCAAGGCCTCTATCGATGACGTGGCAGAGCTTCTCTCTCACTGCACTGCTCTTGAGACTCTCATTCTTGACTTAAACTGTCAAGTCAGCGAGGTCGGATTGAGAATTCACTTTCCTCTTTCTTTGAAGAAATTGAACTTCCGATCAGATTTCGACCCTCTTAGACGTATTGGTATCGAATGTAGGCAGCAGTTTCCCTCGATCTGTGTTTCCAACTTGCACAATGTGGAGGAAGCTATTATCAACGTTACTTCGCGAGGCTTTGTGCTCAAGTTTATTGTGGAGTTTCGCTGGTTAAGGAGTTTGGTCCTGGGTAATTTTGTGTTTACTTGTTTGCCCCAGGCTCCTCCGGATCTTATTCCGGAATTTACCTCATTACGTAGATTAGAGCTTGCTGTTGGGTGTTTCGACACGAGATATATAATGAATATGCTTGAGAAGAGTCCCATGCTTAAAGTTCTTGTTATTGTTTTTATCACTGACTTTGTTAATAAG GATCCACATCCGTCACGACGATGGGAACACCCAGTGAAGGTTCCTACTTGTCTTGCATCGCATCTGAAAGTGATTAAAATCAAAGGATATTTTGAATCCAGAGATGATAGAGATTTTTTCGCCTATGTTCTTCAACATGGACTTGTTTTGGAGTCACTTGATATTCAGGTGGATCGTGCGAGAGCTAAAGAATTATCCCTTTTGCCAAGGAGTTCTAAGGCGTGCCAAATTAACTTTTGCTGGAATCAG TGGGGTCAAAAAGGCGTAGAACGAAGAATGGTTTGGATTAAATGGGACACAATGACAAGACCGAAGAAAGATGGAGGGCTGGGGATCAAGAACCTAAGGGCGCAAAATTTGGCTTTATTGAGTAAGCAATGTTGGCGTCTAATGAAATACCCTAACTCTACTctatcaagaatgctcaaagctaaaTATTTCAGATATACAGATTTCCTACATGCAGAGATAGGAAGCATACTGTCGTGGGGTTGGAGAAGTGTTCTTGAAGGGCGCAAGGTGATCGAGAAAGGCTTGTTATGGAAAATAGGCTCTGGTACTAATGTTCGCATCTTCCATGACCCCTGGCTCCCACTACCAGTGCCCCTTAATGTCCCTCAAAATGCACTCACAATCCCGCCAAATCTGCAAGTGTATTACGTTAGTGCGTTACTAAATCCTGATAGAA AGTCTAAGCTTAATAACCCTGACCTATGGATGAGAGAAGAAGAGACCTTTTTCAATTGGTGGCAACGAGTCTTATCCTGGGCAGCGGCTCAATTCGACGGTAGACAAAAGACCCTCCTCATAGCGGCGCTGTGTTGGAGCACTTGGAAAGCGAGGAATCGGTGTGTTTTTGAGAAGGTAATAAACCCGGCACCAGATATAGTGAAAGAAGCCAGTAATTTAGTGCGTGAACTCGTGAGCCATACCTGA